A genome region from Deltaproteobacteria bacterium includes the following:
- a CDS encoding F0F1 ATP synthase subunit alpha, giving the protein MQIRAAEISDIIREQIKEYEKQLEVRETGVVLSCGDGIARIYGLDRAAAGELIEFPHGIYGIVLNLEEDNVGTAVLGGQEEIKEGDEVRRTGRIAEVPVGEALLGRVVNALGQPIDGKGAVKTTATRRIELKAPGIVVRQPVKEPLQTGIKAIDAMIPIGRGQRELIIGDRQTGKTAIALDTIINQRGGDVMCFYVAIGQKRSTVAQVVDKLTREGAMDYTTVVVASASDPAPLQFIAPYSGCSMGEYFRESGRHALLIYDDLSKHATAYRQLSLLLRRPPGREAYPGDVFYLHSRLLERAAKMSDEKGGGSLTALPVIETQAGDVSAYIPTNVISITDGQIFLESDLFYSGVRPAVNVGISVSRVGGNAQVKAMKKVAAPLRLELAQYREMAAFAQFGSDLDAATKRQLDRGQRLVEVMKQGQFVPLPVEKQIVIIYAATNAYLDALPVAAIQRYESELYAFLEAKHGAVLALLRDRKELADDVKAKIDAALSDFGTLFKA; this is encoded by the coding sequence ATGCAGATCCGCGCGGCGGAGATCAGCGACATCATCCGCGAGCAGATCAAGGAGTACGAGAAGCAGCTCGAGGTGCGTGAGACGGGCGTGGTGCTTTCCTGCGGCGACGGCATCGCCCGCATCTATGGCCTCGACCGGGCGGCGGCGGGCGAGCTGATCGAGTTCCCGCACGGCATCTACGGTATCGTGCTGAACCTCGAGGAGGACAACGTCGGCACCGCCGTCCTGGGCGGGCAGGAGGAGATCAAGGAAGGCGACGAGGTCCGGCGCACCGGTCGCATCGCCGAGGTCCCGGTGGGCGAGGCGCTGCTCGGGCGCGTCGTCAACGCCCTCGGCCAGCCCATCGACGGCAAGGGAGCGGTCAAGACGACCGCCACCCGACGCATCGAGCTGAAGGCGCCCGGCATCGTCGTCCGCCAACCGGTGAAGGAGCCGCTTCAGACTGGCATCAAGGCGATCGACGCGATGATTCCCATCGGTCGCGGCCAGCGCGAGCTCATCATCGGCGATCGCCAGACCGGCAAGACCGCCATCGCGCTCGACACCATCATCAACCAGCGCGGCGGGGACGTGATGTGCTTCTACGTCGCCATCGGTCAGAAGCGCTCGACGGTGGCGCAGGTGGTGGACAAGCTCACGCGCGAAGGCGCGATGGACTACACGACCGTTGTGGTGGCGTCTGCCTCGGATCCCGCGCCGCTCCAGTTCATCGCGCCCTACAGCGGCTGCAGCATGGGCGAGTACTTCCGGGAGAGCGGGCGCCACGCGCTCCTCATCTACGACGACCTCTCCAAGCACGCGACCGCGTACCGCCAGCTCTCCCTCCTGCTCCGCCGGCCGCCGGGCCGCGAGGCGTACCCCGGCGACGTCTTCTACCTCCACTCGCGCCTTCTCGAGCGGGCTGCCAAAATGAGCGACGAGAAGGGCGGCGGCTCGCTCACCGCGCTCCCGGTGATCGAGACCCAGGCCGGCGACGTCTCGGCCTACATCCCGACCAACGTCATCTCGATCACGGACGGACAGATCTTCCTCGAGTCGGACCTCTTCTACTCGGGCGTGCGGCCGGCGGTGAATGTCGGCATCTCGGTGTCGCGCGTGGGCGGCAACGCGCAGGTGAAGGCGATGAAGAAGGTCGCGGCGCCGCTCCGTCTCGAGCTGGCGCAGTACCGCGAGATGGCGGCCTTCGCTCAGTTCGGCTCCGACCTCGACGCGGCGACGAAACGGCAGCTGGATCGCGGCCAGCGTCTCGTCGAGGTGATGAAGCAGGGGCAGTTCGTCCCCCTGCCCGTCGAGAAGCAGATCGTGATCATCTACGCCGCTACCAACGCCTACCTGGACGCGCTCCCCGTCGCCGCCATCCAGCGTTACGAGAGCGAGCTCTACGCCTTCCTCGAGGCGAAGCACGGGGCGGTGCTCGCGCTGCTCCGCGACAGGAAGGAGCTGGCCGACGACGTGAAGGCGAAGATCGACGCCGCCCTCAGCGACTTTGGGACGCTCTTCAAGGCCTAG
- the atpG gene encoding ATP synthase F1 subunit gamma — MPSLKALRKRIATVRSTQQITRAMKMVAAAKLRRAQEAAERARPYAAKLTEMFAAVAAGVEPEAHPLLARRPEQRIDLLVLTSDRGLCGGYNANLLRFAGGFVRQHGGAETAVVVVGRKGLEYYRRRSARVVAHRQGILTTAPTAMAAELAGEVTRRFVAQETDAVYLVYTRFRSALSQLPSAAPVLPVAAPSTDAPVADYIFEPKRPELLAHLLPRYIEVLVTQALLEAIASEHGARMTAMENATRNAGEMIDRLTLSMNRARQATITKELMEIVSGAEALKG; from the coding sequence ATGCCGAGCCTCAAGGCTCTCCGCAAGCGGATCGCCACGGTCCGCTCGACCCAGCAGATAACCAGGGCCATGAAGATGGTGGCAGCCGCCAAGCTCCGGCGTGCCCAGGAGGCCGCAGAGCGCGCCCGCCCCTACGCCGCCAAGCTGACCGAGATGTTCGCGGCGGTGGCCGCGGGGGTGGAGCCGGAGGCGCATCCGCTCCTCGCCCGCCGACCCGAGCAGCGGATCGACCTGCTCGTGCTGACCAGCGACCGCGGCCTCTGCGGTGGCTACAACGCGAACCTGCTTCGCTTCGCGGGAGGGTTCGTGCGGCAGCATGGCGGGGCGGAGACGGCCGTCGTCGTGGTGGGACGGAAGGGCCTCGAGTACTACCGCCGGCGCTCGGCGCGGGTGGTGGCGCACCGTCAGGGCATCCTCACCACGGCCCCCACGGCCATGGCCGCGGAGCTGGCCGGAGAGGTGACCCGTCGCTTCGTCGCTCAGGAGACAGACGCCGTCTACCTCGTCTATACGCGCTTCCGCTCGGCGCTCTCCCAGCTGCCGAGCGCCGCTCCGGTGCTGCCCGTGGCGGCGCCGTCCACGGATGCCCCGGTCGCCGACTACATCTTCGAGCCGAAGCGCCCAGAGCTGCTCGCGCATCTCCTGCCGCGCTACATCGAGGTGCTCGTCACCCAGGCCCTCCTCGAGGCCATCGCGAGCGAGCACGGTGCACGCATGACGGCGATGGAGAACGCGACCCGGAACGCCGGCGAGATGATCGATCGGCTGACGCTCTCCATGAACCGCGCCCGCCAGGCGACCATCACGAAGGAGCTGATGGAGATCGTCTCCGGCGCCGAGGCGCTGAAAGGATAG
- the atpD gene encoding F0F1 ATP synthase subunit beta translates to MPSIGRITQVIGPAVDVEFPDGDLPAIYNALQITNPAIDDRPWNLVVEVAQHLGEKTVRTIAMDSTEGLTRGQEVRDTGELIKVPVGEATLGRIMNVVGEPVDERGPIAASRRYPIHRDTPAFTEQETQVQAFETGIKVVDLLAPYQRGGKIGLFGGAGVGKTVIILELINNVAKQHGGVSVFGGVGERTREGNDLWLEMQESKLSDGNPVISRAALVYGQMNEPPGARARVGLSALTVAEYFRDEEGKDVILFIDNIFRFVQANSEVSALLGRMPSAVGYQPTLGTDIGELQERITTTKKGSITSVQAIYVPADDLTDPAPATTFAHLDATTVLSRQIAELGIYPAVDPLDSTSRILSPAVVGEEHYRVARQVQAVLQRYKDLQDIIAILGMDELSEDDKLAVARARKIQKFLSQPFHVAEQFTGYKGVYVPLPETIRGFREIVEGTHDDLPEQAFYMVGSIDDAIEKARRMAA, encoded by the coding sequence ATGCCCAGCATCGGACGCATCACGCAGGTGATCGGCCCCGCCGTCGACGTGGAGTTCCCGGACGGCGACCTCCCGGCGATCTACAACGCCCTCCAGATCACGAACCCCGCCATCGACGACCGGCCATGGAACCTGGTGGTCGAGGTCGCGCAGCATCTCGGCGAGAAGACCGTCCGCACCATCGCCATGGACTCGACCGAGGGCCTCACACGCGGCCAGGAGGTGCGCGACACGGGCGAGCTCATCAAGGTGCCGGTCGGCGAGGCGACCCTCGGGCGCATCATGAACGTGGTCGGCGAGCCGGTCGACGAGCGCGGTCCGATCGCGGCCAGCAGGCGCTACCCCATCCATCGCGACACCCCGGCCTTCACCGAGCAGGAGACCCAGGTGCAGGCCTTCGAGACCGGCATCAAGGTCGTGGACCTCCTCGCCCCCTACCAGCGGGGCGGGAAGATCGGGCTCTTCGGCGGCGCCGGCGTCGGCAAGACGGTCATCATCCTGGAGCTGATCAACAACGTCGCCAAGCAGCACGGCGGCGTGTCGGTGTTCGGCGGCGTCGGCGAGCGCACCCGCGAGGGCAACGACCTGTGGCTCGAGATGCAGGAGTCGAAGCTCTCCGACGGCAACCCCGTCATCTCGCGCGCCGCCCTGGTCTACGGGCAGATGAACGAGCCGCCCGGCGCGCGCGCCCGGGTCGGCCTCTCGGCGCTCACCGTGGCCGAGTACTTCCGCGACGAGGAAGGCAAGGACGTCATCCTCTTCATCGACAACATCTTCCGCTTCGTGCAGGCCAACTCCGAGGTCTCGGCGCTCTTGGGCCGCATGCCCTCCGCGGTCGGCTACCAGCCGACCCTCGGCACGGACATCGGCGAGCTCCAGGAGCGGATCACGACCACCAAGAAGGGCTCGATCACCTCGGTGCAGGCGATCTACGTCCCCGCCGACGACCTGACCGACCCGGCACCGGCGACGACGTTCGCGCACCTCGACGCGACGACCGTGCTCTCGCGGCAGATCGCCGAGCTCGGCATCTACCCCGCCGTGGATCCGCTCGACTCGACCTCGCGCATCCTCAGCCCCGCCGTCGTGGGCGAGGAGCACTACCGGGTCGCGCGCCAGGTGCAGGCGGTCCTGCAGCGCTACAAGGACCTTCAGGACATCATCGCCATCCTGGGTATGGACGAGCTCTCCGAGGACGACAAGCTCGCCGTCGCCCGCGCGCGCAAGATCCAGAAGTTCCTCTCCCAGCCCTTCCACGTGGCCGAGCAGTTCACCGGCTACAAGGGCGTCTACGTTCCGCTCCCGGAGACGATCCGCGGCTTCCGCGAGATCGTCGAAGGCACGCACGACGATCTCCCCGAGCAGGCCTTCTACATGGTGGGGAGCATCGATGACGCGATCGAGAAGGCCCGGAGGATGGCGGCATGA
- a CDS encoding glucose 1-dehydrogenase, whose product MGKLEGRTALVTGGGRGIGRGIVLEFAREGADLAINYRRDREAAEATAAEVRALGRRAVVVQADVGEGQAVEAMVAQAVAFLGGLDVAVANSGVAARVATIAKTDPAEWRRVLTTDLDGAFWTARAAIPHVVARKGVFLFISSIGADAAQAGGAPYHVAKAGVNALAKVLAKEVASAGVRVNVIAPGLVRSEMGERLIRFHGDAVLQTIPLGRAGAPADIGRAAVFLASDDAAWITGKVLRVDGGAWM is encoded by the coding sequence GTGGGTAAGCTCGAGGGCAGGACCGCGCTCGTGACCGGCGGCGGCCGGGGCATCGGACGCGGCATCGTGCTCGAGTTCGCGCGCGAGGGCGCGGACCTGGCGATCAACTATCGGCGTGACCGCGAAGCCGCGGAGGCCACCGCGGCCGAGGTGCGCGCCCTCGGGCGGCGAGCGGTGGTGGTCCAGGCCGACGTTGGCGAGGGGCAGGCGGTCGAGGCCATGGTGGCCCAGGCGGTTGCGTTCCTGGGTGGGCTCGACGTCGCGGTCGCGAACTCCGGAGTCGCGGCGCGAGTGGCGACGATCGCGAAGACCGATCCGGCCGAGTGGCGCCGCGTGCTCACGACGGACCTCGACGGCGCCTTCTGGACGGCGCGCGCGGCGATCCCGCACGTCGTCGCGCGGAAGGGTGTCTTCCTCTTCATCTCCTCGATCGGCGCCGACGCGGCCCAAGCGGGCGGCGCGCCCTATCACGTCGCCAAGGCCGGGGTGAACGCCCTCGCCAAGGTGCTCGCCAAGGAGGTCGCGAGCGCCGGGGTGCGGGTGAACGTCATCGCGCCGGGCCTGGTACGTTCGGAGATGGGCGAGCGCCTGATCCGCTTCCACGGGGACGCGGTGCTCCAGACCATCCCGCTCGGCCGCGCGGGCGCGCCGGCCGACATCGGGCGGGCCGCCGTCTTCCTCGCCTCCGACGACGCCGCGTGGATCACGGGCAAGGTGCTGCGCGTCGACGGCGGCGCGTGGATGTGA
- a CDS encoding TetR/AcrR family transcriptional regulator produces the protein MSRGRKSRSERPEPSRKQLMAAAIDCFARLGYQGTTIARIARDAGVTKGAVYYHFRDKEELLFETVKDRIGGFEQHVLEKVTPTPDALTRLREVVDACFFHATVSNHRRFIITLMIEALDTNPRLSGEFRDILRRMRGFLATVILRGQQKGTLRADVAPEAAAAVIMGGIIGAEVQHYQDPEEIDLRRVLDTLVEQLSAWLATGSSGTGVAVSGGKRAW, from the coding sequence ATGTCGCGCGGCCGCAAATCGCGGTCCGAGAGACCCGAGCCGTCGCGCAAGCAGCTCATGGCCGCCGCGATCGATTGCTTCGCGCGCCTCGGCTACCAGGGCACCACCATCGCTCGCATCGCGCGCGATGCCGGCGTCACCAAGGGCGCCGTCTACTACCACTTCCGCGACAAGGAAGAGCTCCTCTTCGAGACCGTGAAGGACCGCATCGGCGGCTTCGAGCAGCACGTCCTCGAGAAGGTGACGCCGACGCCCGACGCGCTCACGCGGCTGCGCGAGGTCGTCGACGCCTGCTTCTTCCACGCCACGGTCTCCAACCACCGGCGCTTCATCATCACGCTCATGATCGAGGCGCTCGACACGAATCCGCGCCTGTCGGGGGAGTTCCGCGACATCCTGCGCCGCATGCGGGGCTTCCTGGCCACCGTCATCCTGCGCGGGCAGCAGAAGGGCACGCTGCGCGCTGATGTGGCGCCCGAGGCAGCGGCAGCCGTCATCATGGGGGGCATCATCGGGGCGGAGGTTCAGCACTACCAGGATCCGGAGGAGATCGATCTCCGGCGGGTCCTCGACACGCTCGTCGAGCAGCTCAGCGCATGGCTCGCCACCGGGAGCTCGGGCACGGGCGTCGCAGTCTCGGGAGGCAAGCGGGCATGGTGA
- a CDS encoding acyl-CoA dehydrogenase has product MVNFKPTDEQELIRQTMAGFAREVLRPAAREADEKNAVPETIVQRGWELGLVQSAIPEAFGGYGDARSAVTSALLLEELAYGDLALTLHLLAPRLLTIPLLVAGTEEQCGRWLPRFAGHEFTVGTAAFVEPRWDFDATSLATRAERQGGDYVLTGEKCLVPLAARAEGILVYAAAPEGLAAFIVERGTPGLTVREREKNMGIKALDTFPVTLEGVRVPVRARLGGEGANLQPLVDASRIAVAALAVGIARAAFDYARDYAKERRAFGVAIAQKQAIAFKLADMAIEIDSMRLLTWEAAWKLDSGQPATREAVLVKQYASQSALNITDNAVQVLGGHGYIREHPVELWLRNARGFATFDGLAIV; this is encoded by the coding sequence ATGGTGAACTTCAAGCCGACGGACGAGCAGGAGCTCATCCGTCAGACCATGGCAGGCTTCGCGCGCGAGGTCCTCCGACCCGCGGCGCGGGAGGCCGACGAGAAGAACGCGGTCCCGGAAACCATCGTCCAGCGCGGCTGGGAGCTCGGGCTGGTGCAGAGCGCGATTCCGGAGGCGTTCGGTGGCTACGGGGATGCCCGCTCGGCGGTCACCAGCGCCCTCCTCTTGGAGGAGCTCGCGTACGGTGACCTGGCTCTCACCCTTCATCTCCTCGCCCCCCGTCTCCTCACCATCCCGCTTCTCGTGGCAGGCACCGAGGAGCAGTGCGGGCGCTGGCTGCCGCGTTTCGCGGGCCACGAGTTCACGGTCGGGACGGCGGCCTTCGTCGAGCCGCGCTGGGACTTCGATGCGACGTCACTGGCCACCCGCGCCGAACGGCAGGGCGGCGACTACGTGCTCACCGGCGAGAAGTGTCTGGTGCCGCTCGCCGCGCGCGCCGAGGGGATCCTCGTCTATGCGGCCGCGCCCGAGGGGCTCGCGGCCTTCATCGTCGAACGCGGCACGCCGGGTCTCACCGTCCGCGAGCGCGAGAAGAACATGGGCATCAAGGCGCTCGACACGTTCCCCGTGACGCTCGAAGGCGTGCGCGTGCCGGTCCGAGCCCGCCTGGGTGGCGAGGGGGCGAACCTCCAGCCGCTCGTCGACGCGAGCCGCATCGCTGTCGCCGCGCTCGCGGTGGGGATCGCCCGGGCGGCCTTCGACTACGCCCGCGACTACGCCAAGGAGCGGCGCGCCTTTGGCGTGGCGATCGCGCAGAAGCAGGCGATCGCGTTCAAGCTGGCCGACATGGCGATCGAGATCGACTCCATGCGCCTTCTCACCTGGGAGGCAGCATGGAAGCTCGACTCCGGCCAGCCGGCCACGCGCGAGGCCGTCCTCGTGAAGCAGTACGCCAGCCAGTCGGCCTTGAACATCACCGACAACGCCGTACAGGTCCTCGGCGGCCACGGCTACATCCGCGAGCATCCGGTGGAGCTCTGGCTCCGCAACGCGCGCGGGTTCGCCACCTTCGATGGCCTCGCCATCGTCTGA
- a CDS encoding acyl-CoA dehydrogenase yields MIDFELSEGVQIQRQMVHAVAEQAMRPIAREYDECEHEKPWDFLNMMWQVSSGNPVAGAEKKPREERSERNLAMCVAIEELSWGDAGLYLSIPNTGLGGAAVAAAGTPEQKERFLSRFKGGKPKWAAMAITEPGCGSDSSAIQTTAVRDGDHWVLNGTKIFCTSGLMAAEKSEGFVVVWATLDRSAGRAGIKAFVVEAGTPGMYVTKVENKLGIRASDTATLVFEDCRVPLDNILGSPEVPKTSEGFKGVMATFDATRPIVAASAIGVGRAALDFVKDTLEERGIAIRYGLAPHKLTALERDVMEMEAQLEAARLLTWRAAWMMDNGLRNNLEASMAKAKAGLVVTQITQKAVEMLGPLGYSRQLLLEKWMRDAKINDIFEGTQQINQLIVARRILGYSSKELS; encoded by the coding sequence ATGATCGACTTCGAGCTGTCCGAAGGCGTCCAGATCCAGCGACAGATGGTGCACGCGGTCGCCGAGCAGGCGATGCGCCCCATCGCGCGCGAGTACGACGAGTGCGAGCACGAGAAGCCCTGGGACTTCCTCAACATGATGTGGCAGGTGTCGAGCGGGAACCCGGTCGCGGGCGCCGAGAAAAAGCCCCGGGAGGAGCGGAGCGAACGGAACCTCGCCATGTGCGTGGCGATCGAGGAGCTGTCCTGGGGCGACGCGGGGCTCTATCTCTCGATTCCCAATACCGGCCTCGGCGGCGCCGCGGTGGCCGCTGCCGGCACCCCGGAGCAGAAGGAGCGCTTCCTCTCGCGCTTCAAGGGCGGTAAACCCAAGTGGGCCGCGATGGCGATCACCGAGCCGGGATGCGGCTCGGACAGCTCGGCCATCCAGACCACCGCCGTGCGCGACGGCGACCACTGGGTCCTGAACGGGACCAAGATCTTCTGCACCAGCGGTCTCATGGCGGCCGAGAAGTCGGAAGGTTTCGTGGTGGTGTGGGCGACGCTCGACCGCTCGGCCGGCCGGGCCGGCATCAAGGCGTTCGTGGTCGAGGCGGGCACGCCCGGCATGTACGTCACCAAGGTCGAGAACAAGCTCGGCATCCGGGCTTCGGACACGGCGACGCTCGTCTTCGAGGACTGCCGCGTGCCGCTCGACAACATCCTCGGCAGCCCCGAGGTCCCGAAGACGAGCGAGGGCTTCAAGGGCGTGATGGCCACCTTCGACGCCACTCGCCCGATCGTCGCGGCGAGCGCCATCGGCGTCGGCCGGGCCGCGCTCGACTTCGTCAAGGACACGCTCGAGGAGCGCGGCATCGCGATCCGCTACGGCCTCGCCCCCCACAAGCTGACCGCCCTCGAGCGCGACGTGATGGAGATGGAGGCCCAGCTCGAGGCAGCCCGGCTCCTCACCTGGCGCGCCGCCTGGATGATGGACAACGGCCTGCGCAACAACCTCGAGGCCTCGATGGCCAAGGCGAAGGCCGGCCTCGTCGTGACCCAGATCACGCAGAAGGCGGTCGAGATGCTGGGCCCGCTCGGCTACTCGCGCCAGCTCCTCCTCGAGAAGTGGATGCGGGACGCCAAGATCAACGACATCTTCGAGGGCACGCAGCAGATCAACCAGCTGATCGTCGCGCGGCGCATCCTCGGCTACTCCTCGAAGGAGCTGTCGTAG
- the pyrE gene encoding orotate phosphoribosyltransferase: MDTCVPAADDRARGLADRDRSAAGAPARPACRVTAYEEELLRLLVRLSYFREPGKQFRLASGRMSDYYIECSLTTTNPAAIPLIGALVHARVPAEAVAIGGPTMGADPIAAAVAFHSAGTGHPVAWFSVRKAAKEHGAARWLEGSAKPGDTVVVVEDVITSGASLIEAVRKCREEGLRVRRAIVLVDREEDGGCARAEKALAEVGGDFEALFTRGQLERAWQAARRCS, encoded by the coding sequence ATGGACACGTGCGTTCCCGCTGCTGACGATCGCGCTCGTGGACTTGCCGATCGCGATCGTTCTGCTGCGGGCGCTCCGGCGCGCCCGGCCTGCCGCGTGACGGCGTACGAGGAAGAGCTCCTCCGCCTGCTCGTCCGGCTCTCGTACTTCCGCGAGCCCGGGAAGCAGTTCCGGCTCGCGTCGGGACGGATGAGCGACTACTACATCGAGTGCTCGCTGACCACGACCAACCCTGCGGCGATCCCGCTCATCGGCGCGCTGGTGCACGCGCGGGTCCCGGCCGAAGCCGTCGCGATCGGCGGTCCGACCATGGGTGCCGACCCCATCGCCGCGGCGGTCGCCTTCCACAGCGCCGGCACCGGCCACCCGGTGGCGTGGTTTTCGGTACGGAAAGCCGCCAAGGAGCACGGCGCGGCGCGTTGGCTCGAAGGCTCGGCCAAGCCGGGCGACACCGTCGTGGTGGTCGAAGACGTGATCACTAGCGGCGCCTCGCTGATCGAGGCGGTCCGCAAGTGCCGCGAGGAAGGGCTCCGCGTCCGCCGCGCCATCGTGCTCGTCGATCGTGAGGAGGACGGCGGGTGCGCGCGGGCGGAGAAGGCCCTCGCCGAGGTGGGCGGGGACTTCGAGGCGCTCTTCACCCGCGGCCAGCTCGAGCGGGCGTGGCAAGCGGCGCGTCGGTGCAGTTAG
- a CDS encoding HlyC/CorC family transporter, which translates to MVSDPLLVALALALVVVNAFFVAAEFAMVRVRATRVATLAAEGHWQARLVAALQRRLDVFLSATQLGITLSSLGLGWIGEPAFAHLLVPLFAALGIESERVIENTSIAVAFATITVLHIVLGELAPKSFAIRFTERVALWVAPPMRLFQLLFAPALWLLHRASRGTLALLGMTAETSGDLAHSEEELRILLAESHRVGVLSGAKRELLENVIDYTERTARHVMVPRADIAYLSLARSLEENLAVVTQTAATRYPLAATDIDHVIAMVHVKDLFNRRDQLRSSEDLAALKREILFVPETRPLDALQKDFQQRRTHMAIVVDEYGGTSGLVTLEDVIEEIVGEIQDEFDREPPNVEETPQGLVFDGLMLVDDVAERLGVKLAETADVSTLGGFVTAQVGRMPRPGDRVAVEGYDLSVAEVKGRRVTKVLAARRPGVRAETAARG; encoded by the coding sequence ATGGTCTCCGACCCCCTGCTCGTCGCGCTCGCCCTGGCGCTCGTCGTGGTGAACGCTTTCTTCGTCGCCGCGGAGTTCGCCATGGTGCGGGTGCGGGCGACGCGGGTGGCGACGCTCGCCGCGGAGGGCCACTGGCAGGCGCGCCTCGTGGCCGCGCTCCAGCGGCGCCTCGACGTCTTCCTCTCGGCCACCCAGCTCGGGATCACGCTCTCGAGCCTGGGACTCGGCTGGATCGGCGAGCCGGCCTTCGCGCACCTCCTCGTCCCCCTCTTCGCCGCGCTCGGAATCGAGTCGGAGCGCGTCATCGAGAACACGTCGATCGCGGTCGCCTTCGCGACCATCACGGTCCTGCACATCGTGCTCGGCGAGCTGGCGCCGAAGTCGTTCGCCATCCGGTTCACGGAGCGCGTGGCCCTCTGGGTGGCGCCCCCGATGCGTCTCTTCCAGCTCCTCTTCGCGCCTGCCCTCTGGTTGCTCCACCGGGCGTCGAGGGGCACCCTCGCGCTTCTCGGCATGACCGCCGAGACGAGCGGCGACCTCGCGCATTCCGAGGAAGAGCTCCGCATCCTGCTCGCCGAGTCGCACCGCGTGGGGGTGCTCTCGGGCGCGAAGCGCGAGCTCCTCGAGAACGTCATCGACTACACCGAGCGCACGGCGCGCCACGTGATGGTGCCGCGGGCCGATATCGCGTACCTCTCGCTCGCCCGGAGCCTCGAGGAGAACCTCGCCGTCGTCACCCAGACCGCTGCCACGCGCTATCCTCTCGCCGCGACCGACATCGACCACGTGATCGCCATGGTGCACGTGAAGGACCTCTTCAACCGCCGCGACCAGCTCCGCTCCTCGGAGGACCTGGCGGCGCTCAAGCGCGAGATCCTCTTCGTCCCCGAGACGCGACCGCTCGACGCGCTCCAGAAGGACTTCCAGCAGCGGCGCACGCACATGGCGATCGTGGTGGACGAGTATGGCGGCACCTCGGGGCTGGTGACCCTCGAGGACGTGATCGAGGAGATCGTGGGCGAGATCCAGGACGAGTTCGACCGCGAGCCGCCGAACGTCGAGGAGACGCCGCAGGGCCTCGTCTTCGACGGCCTCATGCTGGTGGACGACGTCGCCGAGCGGCTCGGCGTCAAGCTCGCAGAGACCGCCGACGTGAGCACCCTCGGCGGCTTCGTGACGGCGCAGGTGGGGCGGATGCCGCGCCCCGGCGACAGGGTGGCCGTCGAGGGGTATGACCTCTCCGTCGCCGAGGTGAAGGGGAGGCGAGTGACCAAGGTGCTGGCCGCACGCCGGCCGGGCGTCCGGGCGGAGACGGCCGCCCGCGGTTGA